A window from Primulina huaijiensis isolate GDHJ02 chromosome 11, ASM1229523v2, whole genome shotgun sequence encodes these proteins:
- the LOC140989012 gene encoding protein TIFY 5A-like yields MKRNCNLELRFVAPRPVIFSNCINYGGPQTPNPIHKELTIFYNGEVSVSDVTELQARAIILLASRETEEKSPGSNLNPPLCSPTTGLYMKRSLQRFLQKRKIRSQETSPYPLNFSGHPNN; encoded by the exons ATGAAAAGGAACTGTAATTTGGAGCTCCGGTTTGTTGCACCGCGTCCTGTGATCTTCTCCAATTGCATTAATTATGGAGGACCTCAGACACCAAATCCAATCCATAAGGAGCTCACCATTTTCTACAACGGCGAGGTTTCTGTGTCTGACGTTACAGAACTTCAG GCTCGAGCGATTATACTGCTTGCAAGCCGTGAAACGGAAGAAAAATCGCCGGGATCGAACCTAAATCCCCCTCTATGCAGCCCAACGACGGGTCTGTACATGAAGAGATCACTGCAAAGGTTTCTTCAGAAGAGAAAGATTAGATCCCAAGAAACGTCTCCTTATCCACTTAATTTTTCTGGCcatccaaataattaa
- the LOC140988552 gene encoding uncharacterized protein, with protein MTSMSLLLVGFLVFLSADHNELMCVESYDGDGVLVMEQEELYGLFEVMGSLLEDPTWGEMHPLPCTDTPWPGVECELLQETSTFHITKIHVGPDDTTPPCKDSAKISESLLKLPYLKTLSLINCFTKSPVSLSELLFGALPSLEHLALESNPSLSGEIPSTLSNLTSLKILCLSQNNMSGEIPKEIRSLVNLKQLDLSHNRLTGSIPEEIGMLKSLSIWDFSWNSIQGMVPSSVGDMQFLEKIDLGSNKLQGRLPQELGKLKNLVLLDLSHNSLTGPMPENLLGLQQLQYLIMEGNPINTGIPSFIGNLHRLTMISFSGCGLTGSIPTIFSNLTNLTALYLDNNSLTGTVPQELGRLPNMDLLNLSRNQLTGELLFPQDFITRLGNKLGIRENNGLCTNQMEHNGKEISSKFFQNPSCSSSIFPADSNKTWAGENPENSQDMKPTLYRGDMSSYSPGLDKKFVFFTSIILFRLLN; from the coding sequence ATGACTTCTATGTCTCTTCTACTTGTTGGCTTTCTCGTGTTTCTGTCAGCCGATCACAATGAATTGATGTGCGTGGAAAGTTACGATGGCGATGGGGTGCTGGTGATGGAACAGGAAGAGTTGTACGGCCTTTTTGAGGTAATGGGTTCGCTGCTGGAAGACCCCACTTGGGGCGAGATGCATCCTCTACCATGCACAGACACTCCCTGGCCTGGTGTGGAGTGTGAGCTTCTTCAAGAAACTTCAACCTTTCATATCACCAAAATTCATGTCGGCCCCGATGATACCACCCCGCCGTGCAAAGATTCTGCTAAAATCTCAGAATCTCTCCTCAAATTGCCTTACCTGAAAACCCTTTCTTTGATAAACTGTTTCACTAAGTCACCTGTTTCTTTGAGCGAGCTACTCTTTGGTGCATTGCCTTCTCTAGAGCATCTGGCGCTCGAGTCCAATCCAAGCCTTTCTGGAGAAATCCCTTCCACTTTATCAAATCTCACAAGCCTGAAAATCCTGTGCCTCTCTCAAAACAATATGAGTGGTGAAATTCCTAAAGAAATAAGAAGTCTGGTTAACTTGAAGCAGCTTGATCTCAGTCACAACCGTTTGACTGGTTCGATCCCTGAAGAAATTGGAATGCTCAAAAGTTTAAGTATATGGGATTTTAGCTGGAATTCTATACAGGGAATGGTGCCTAGTTCAGTAGGTGACATGCagtttcttgaaaagattgattTGGGTTCTAACAAACTTCAAGGAAGACTGCCTCAGGAGTTAGGGAAATTGAAGAACTTGGTTTTGCTGGATTTGAGTCATAACTCTTTGACAGGACCGATGCCTGAAAATTTATTAGGTTTGCAGCAGTTGCAATACCTAATAATGGAGGGAAACCCAATAAATACTGGCATCCCTTCATTTATTGGGAACCTACATAGGCTCACAATGATAAGCTTCTCAGGGTGTGGACTCACAGGCTCGATTCCAACCATATTTTCAAACTTAACAAATTTAACTGCCCTGTATCTGGATAACAACAGTTTAACCGGTACAGTTCCTCAAGAATTGGGGAGGCTACCGAACATGGATCTTCTAAATTTAAGCAGGAATCAGCTTACTGGGGAGCTGCTGTTTCCCCAAGATTTCATAACCAGGCTCGGAAACAAGCTTGGTATCAGAGAAAACAATGGATTGTGCACAAATCAAATGGAGCATAATGGCAAGGAAATCAGTTCAAAATTCTTTCAGAACCCTTCTTGCTCAAGTTCAATATTTCCTGCGGATAGCAACAAAACCTGGGCTGGAGAAAACCCGGAGAATTCTCAGGACATGAAGCCAACTTTGTACCGAGGTGATATGAGCTCATATTCTCCTGGGTTGGATAAAAAGTTTGTCTTTTTTACAAGTATCATCCTGTTTCGTTTGCTGAATTAA
- the LOC140988532 gene encoding uncharacterized protein, which translates to MATKFINPTESNSLNFQKFKKKPNNSSPKSFWAFLLSLLLYVSVFYAFNLSNSTLLCTTKFWFFISNTLIFIIAADFGAFSSSKEAEFYEEYARYSNAMKATDRFPFPFQLQYPKIVEITLTENDQKEEDHYEKPQEKIINMMCSSTTKNDDPHEPEENKPDISFFVQGKKPNTENVLSENFETKKQEIINIPPFKNEAHAAKKRPRATSFRSNSATTVEITSKIDEKLVLNRTLSEGHEEPPRYEENDEYSRMSDEELNTRVEEFIRRFNRQIRLQASKGRQNFAVGNAPNL; encoded by the coding sequence ATGGCCACCAAATTCATAAACCCCACAGAAAGTAATTCCCTGAATTTCCAAAAGTTTAAAAAGAAACCCAACAATTCCAGTCCCAAATCCTTCTGGGCTTTCCTGTTATCCCTTCTTCTTTACGTTTCCGTTTTCTACGCTTTCAATCTCTCGAATTCAACCCTTTTATGCACCACCAAATTCTGGTTCTTCATATCAAACACTCTCATCTTCATAATTGCAGCTGATTTTGGCGCGTTTTCTTCGTCAAAAGAAGCTGAATTTTACGAAGAATACGCGAGATACTCAAACGCCATGAAAGCCACCGATCGATTTCCCTTTCCTTTCCAACTCCAATATCCGAAAATTGTTGAAATAACATTAACGGAAAATGATCAGAAAGAAGAAGATCATTACGAAAAACCTCAAGAAAAGATAATAAACATGATGTGCAGTAGCACTACAAAAAACGATGATCCTCATGAACCCGAGGAAAATAAACCCGATATCAGCTTCTTCGTCCAAGGAAAAAAGCCTAACACAGAAAACGTCCTGAGTGAAAATTTCGAGACGAAGAAGcaagaaataatcaatattCCACCATTTAAAAATGAAGCCCATGCAGCAAAGAAAAGGCCGAGAGCGACAAGTTTTCGAAGTAACTCCGCTACTACGGTTGAAATAACATCAAAAATCGATGAAAAGTTGGTTCTGAATAGAACATTGTCAGAGGGACACGAGGAGCCACCGAGGTATGAAGAAAACGATGAATATTCGAGGATGTCCGATGAAGAACTGAACACAAGAGTGGAAGAATTTATTCGAAGGTTTAACAGACAGATTAGGCTTCAAGCATCCAAGGGCCGACAAAACTTTGCAGTAGGCAATGCACCAAATTTATAA